In a single window of the Mycobacterium bourgelatii genome:
- a CDS encoding PPE family protein, whose translation MNFSVLPPEINSARIFAGEGPAPMLAAAAAWDGLAAELAAAAESFGSVTAGLAGGPWQGPASSAMAAAAAPYAGWLSAAGTQAAEAGAQARVLAAAFEATMAAIVHPAAVAANRSELVSLVLSNLFGFNAPAIAATEASYEAMWAQDVAAMIGYHVEASTAAAALKPFTQLLQNPSALLSQVISASLSNSVASGVAAAATETKTLAVNLGLGNLGSLNIGNGNVGSLNVGSGNFGSFNILGFGNLGDSNFGFGNVGNNNFGFGNVGNNNFGFGNIGAGLTPGNFNIGWGNTGNNNIGIGNTGDNNFGFGNTGNGNQGFGLTGDNNFGFGSLNSGTGNVGLFNSGTGNWGIGNSGTNNTGIGNTGTANTGIGNSGIANTGFANYGNYNSGSFNVGNLNTGDFNIGNSNTGWTNTGDSNTGIGNTGDLNTGAYLQGNYSTGVFWQADYQSLALNYTSGIPPVPLNIGGTVGPIVVSPINISPFPLGLDGIVGPIVVQPITIPSFPLGIDGAIGPIVIAPIEILPFPLDLTGAIGPIVVSPITIPTFPLSLTGIIGPLRIPPIEIIPFPLTLGGAVGPIVIAPIEILPFPLDLTGAVGPIVVPPIHIPAIPLGINGDIGPIGIAPIEIIPFPLELGGTVGPLVIAPISLLPFPLELGGTIGGITIPPINITEFPLGIGGTVGGFTIPSIHIQEIPLSINGAIGPFTIPQIDIPGFTIGPINATIGDIDVPGIHINGFDITAGPIVVNPIGVNINIVGSIGQLGLRGQIPRFDIMLGDILYVVDIEHGYLGPINLGNIDIRQMVPLELSITGSTQAINMPLFTIGVPNISIDPFTIEAFNLSNLEGSIGPIHIDPINFPVLTLNLTGSVGPIVTPPIHIPVIPLNLGGAIGPIITPPISIAPIDLGIGGSIGPIVTPPITIGGFPLGISGTIGPIVTPPINILPLPLSLGGTLGPIVTPEITIGALPLGVGATIGPIVTPPITIGALPLEVGATIGPIVTPPIDIIPFGIEVGGDIGPIVTPTITLNPIPLGLLGSIGPISTPEIRIGPFPLSLNGLVGPISTPEITIGGFPLTLGGLVGPIVTSEIVIPILPLDLTGSVGPIVIPLNFPMAPGVGNTTVAPSSGFFNTGAGGGSGFGNTGAGSSGFWNVSVGEGLSGFRNFGQLVSGALNLGNTISGWGNMSALGPALPALTSGFNNIGSELSGLLYLGTGSADPTLRINLGLGNLGGLNIGNGNVGGGNIGSGNLGNFNILGFGNLGDSNFGFGNVGDNNFGFGNFGSNNFGFGNVGADFTPGNFNIGWGNTGNNNIGIGNTGDNNFGFGNTGNGNQGFGLTGDNNFGFGSLNSGTGNVGLFNSGTGNWGIGNSGNYNTGIGNTGTANTGIGNSGIANTGFANFGNYNSGSFNVGNLNTGDFNIGNSNTGWSNTGDSNTGIANTGDVNTGAFIQGNFSTGMFWSGDYQTLSLNYTSGLPAIPLELGGGLGPIVVPPITVAGISLDLSGLIGPIVVPPITIPSIPLGLDGGIGPIVVPPIEILPFPLDLTGAVGPIVVPPINIPALPLSLFGRIGPLVVAPIEILPFQLGLGGGIGPIVVPPIEILPFPLDITGGIGPIVVAPIHIPAFPLGINGTVGPIGIPPIEIVPFPLALNGTVGPLVIAPINILPFPLELGGTVGGINIAPINITEFPLGVGGTVGGFTIAPIKIPDFPLTLSAALAPFTIPSINIPAFTIGPIDASIGPIEIPALEINGFDISVGPINIDQIGLALLVQGGIGQIGLAGSIPRFPLNLGVVEIDLGLFSIPIIDFGEGYVDPINLNNISIVQESPISLTVLGNLLPAGIQEFGLSVPPIRTQAFTIPAFGLNDLQGTIGPIHTEPINVPPIPLNLVGFVGPVVTPPIHIPVIPLDLGGAVGPIITPPINIPAFPLGIGGTIGPIVTPPITIGAFPLGISGTIGPIVTSPISLLPFPLALGGTVGPIVTPEITIGALPLGLGGSIGPIVTPPINIGALPLALEGSIGPIVTPPIEILPFGLDLSGGIGPIITEPIIINPFPLGVGATIGPLSTPEIVIGPLPVSLGGLLGPISTPVITVGGIPLTLGGTLGPIVTPEIVIPILPLDLTGSLGPIVIPLNFPMAPGVGNTTVAPSSGFFNTGAGGGSGFGNTGAGSSGFWNVSVGEGLSGFRNFGQLVSGALNLGNTISGWYNMSGLDPILPALNSGIANIGSKLSGFLYMGVGP comes from the coding sequence ATGAATTTTTCAGTGTTGCCACCCGAGATCAACTCGGCGCGGATCTTTGCGGGTGAGGGGCCTGCGCCAATGTTGGCGGCGGCCGCGGCGTGGGACGGTCTAGCAGCCGAATTAGCTGCGGCCGCAGAGTCATTTGGTTCCGTGACGGCGGGACTCGCGGGCGGCCCATGGCAGGGCCCCGCTTCGTCGGCGATGGCAGCAGCGGCCGCTCCGTACGCGGGTTGGTTGAGCGCCGCGGGGACGCAAGCGGCCGAGGCCGGCGCTCAAGCGCGGGTGCTGGCGGCCGCCTTCGAAGCGACCATGGCGGCGATCGTGCATCCGGCAGCCGTCGCGGCCAACCGGTCCGAGCTGGTATCGCTCGTGCTGTCGAACCTGTTCGGATTCAACGCGCCGGCAATCGCGGCGACCGAGGCCAGCTACGAGGCGATGTGGGCACAGGATGTGGCCGCGATGATCGGCTACCACGTCGAGGCTTCCACCGCCGCCGCCGCGCTGAAACCATTTACGCAACTGCTGCAAAATCCTTCGGCATTGCTAAGTCAGGTGATCAGCGCGAGCCTGAGCAATTCTGTGGCCAGTGGTGTAGCGGCCGCGGCGACGGAAACGAAAACGCTCGCCGTCAACCTGGGATTAGGAAACTTAGGTAGCTTAAATATCGGCAATGGAAACGTCGGTAGCCTCAATGTCGGCAGCGGCAATTTCGGTAGCTTCAACATCCTGGGCTTCGGCAACCTGGGTGACAGCAACTTCGGCTTCGGAAACGTCGGCAACAACAACTTCGGCTTCGGCAACGTCGGCAACAACAACTTCGGTTTCGGCAACATCGGCGCCGGCTTGACGCCGGGCAACTTCAACATCGGCTGGGGCAACACCGGCAACAACAACATCGGGATCGGCAACACCGGCGACAACAACTTCGGCTTCGGCAACACCGGCAATGGCAACCAGGGTTTCGGCCTCACCGGTGACAACAACTTCGGCTTCGGCAGCCTCAACTCCGGCACCGGCAATGTCGGCCTGTTCAACTCCGGCACCGGCAACTGGGGCATCGGCAATTCGGGCACCAACAACACCGGCATCGGCAACACCGGTACCGCAAATACCGGTATCGGCAACTCCGGCATCGCCAACACCGGCTTCGCCAACTACGGCAATTACAACTCGGGCAGCTTCAACGTCGGCAACCTGAACACCGGCGACTTCAACATCGGCAACTCCAACACCGGTTGGACCAATACCGGCGACTCAAACACCGGTATTGGCAACACCGGCGATCTCAACACTGGCGCGTACCTCCAAGGCAACTACAGCACCGGGGTGTTCTGGCAGGCGGACTATCAGAGCCTGGCGCTCAATTACACCTCAGGCATTCCCCCCGTACCGCTGAACATCGGTGGCACCGTCGGCCCAATCGTCGTGTCGCCCATTAACATTTCCCCATTCCCGCTGGGTCTCGACGGCATTGTTGGTCCGATCGTTGTTCAGCCGATCACCATTCCGTCATTCCCGCTGGGCATCGACGGCGCCATCGGCCCGATCGTGATCGCGCCGATCGAGATTCTGCCGTTCCCGCTGGACCTCACCGGCGCCATCGGTCCGATCGTCGTTTCGCCGATCACGATTCCCACCTTCCCGCTGTCGCTGACCGGCATCATTGGTCCGCTGCGCATCCCGCCGATCGAAATCATCCCATTCCCTTTGACGTTGGGCGGCGCCGTCGGCCCGATCGTGATCGCGCCGATCGAGATTCTGCCGTTCCCGCTGGACCTAACCGGCGCCGTCGGACCGATCGTTGTTCCGCCGATCCACATCCCCGCAATCCCGTTGGGCATCAACGGCGATATCGGGCCCATTGGCATTGCGCCGATCGAGATCATCCCGTTCCCGTTGGAATTGGGCGGTACCGTCGGTCCGCTGGTCATCGCACCAATCAGCCTGCTGCCGTTCCCGCTGGAACTGGGTGGCACGATCGGCGGCATTACCATCCCGCCGATCAATATCACCGAATTCCCCTTGGGTATCGGCGGCACCGTAGGCGGATTCACCATTCCGTCCATCCATATCCAGGAAATCCCGCTGAGCATCAATGGCGCCATCGGCCCCTTCACGATTCCGCAGATCGACATTCCGGGATTCACCATTGGGCCCATCAATGCCACCATCGGCGACATCGATGTCCCGGGAATTCATATCAACGGCTTTGACATCACCGCCGGTCCCATCGTGGTGAATCCGATCGGTGTGAACATCAATATTGTTGGCAGCATCGGCCAACTTGGGCTGAGGGGGCAGATTCCCCGATTCGACATCATGTTGGGCGACATACTCTACGTCGTCGACATAGAGCATGGGTACCTCGGCCCAATCAACCTCGGCAATATCGATATTCGCCAAATGGTGCCATTGGAGCTCAGTATCACTGGCTCCACTCAGGCTATCAACATGCCGTTGTTCACCATTGGCGTTCCTAATATCAGCATCGATCCGTTCACCATTGAAGCCTTCAACCTGAGCAACCTTGAAGGCAGCATCGGACCGATTCATATCGATCCGATCAATTTCCCGGTGTTGACCCTGAATCTGACGGGATCTGTTGGTCCCATAGTCACCCCGCCCATCCACATTCCAGTCATCCCACTGAATCTCGGCGGCGCCATCGGCCCGATCATCACCCCGCCCATCAGTATTGCGCCGATAGACCTAGGAATCGGCGGCAGCATCGGGCCGATTGTGACGCCCCCCATCACCATCGGCGGCTTCCCATTGGGAATCAGCGGCACGATCGGGCCGATTGTGACGCCGCCCATCAATATTCTTCCGTTGCCGTTGAGTCTGGGCGGCACGCTTGGCCCGATTGTCACCCCGGAGATCACCATCGGTGCGCTCCCCTTGGGGGTAGGCGCCACGATCGGCCCGATCGTCACTCCGCCCATCACCATTGGCGCGCTTCCCTTAGAGGTCGGCGCAACCATCGGGCCGATCGTGACCCCGCCGATCGATATCATCCCGTTCGGCATTGAGGTCGGCGGCGACATCGGCCCGATCGTCACCCCGACGATCACCCTTAACCCGATCCCATTGGGCCTGCTCGGCAGCATCGGACCGATCAGCACCCCGGAAATCCGTATTGGCCCGTTCCCGTTGTCGCTGAACGGCCTTGTTGGTCCGATATCCACACCGGAGATCACCATCGGCGGCTTCCCGCTGACCCTTGGGGGCCTGGTCGGTCCGATCGTCACCTCGGAGATCGTCATTCCGATATTGCCGTTGGACCTCACCGGCAGTGTCGGCCCGATCGTCATCCCGCTCAACTTCCCGATGGCACCGGGCGTGGGCAACACCACGGTGGCGCCGTCGTCCGGCTTCTTCAACACCGGGGCCGGCGGCGGTTCGGGCTTCGGAAACACCGGTGCAGGCAGTTCGGGCTTCTGGAACGTCTCGGTGGGCGAGGGGCTCTCCGGCTTCAGGAACTTCGGTCAGCTGGTGTCGGGTGCGCTCAACCTCGGCAACACCATCTCCGGCTGGGGCAACATGAGCGCGCTCGGCCCCGCTCTGCCGGCGCTCACCTCGGGCTTCAACAACATCGGCAGCGAACTGTCGGGCTTGCTCTACCTGGGCACCGGATCTGCGGACCCGACGCTGCGGATCAACTTGGGCCTGGGCAACTTGGGTGGCCTCAATATCGGCAACGGCAACGTCGGCGGCGGCAATATCGGCAGCGGAAATCTCGGCAACTTCAACATCCTGGGCTTTGGCAACCTGGGTGACAGCAACTTCGGCTTCGGCAACGTCGGCGACAACAACTTCGGCTTCGGCAACTTCGGCAGCAACAACTTCGGTTTTGGCAATGTCGGCGCCGATTTCACGCCGGGCAACTTCAACATCGGCTGGGGCAACACCGGCAACAACAACATCGGCATCGGCAACACCGGCGACAACAACTTCGGCTTCGGCAACACCGGCAATGGCAACCAGGGATTCGGACTCACCGGCGACAACAACTTCGGATTCGGCAGCCTGAATTCCGGCACCGGCAATGTCGGCCTGTTCAACTCCGGCACCGGTAACTGGGGCATCGGCAACTCGGGCAATTACAACACCGGCATCGGCAACACCGGCACCGCAAATACCGGTATCGGGAACTCTGGTATCGCCAACACCGGCTTCGCCAACTTCGGCAACTACAACTCGGGCAGTTTCAATGTCGGCAACCTGAACACCGGCGACTTCAACATCGGCAACTCCAACACCGGTTGGTCCAACACCGGCGACTCAAACACCGGTATCGCCAACACCGGCGATGTCAACACCGGCGCCTTCATCCAGGGCAACTTCAGCACCGGGATGTTCTGGTCGGGCGATTACCAGACCCTGTCGCTGAATTACACCTCAGGCCTGCCTGCAATCCCGCTGGAATTGGGCGGCGGGTTGGGCCCCATCGTGGTTCCGCCCATCACCGTTGCCGGTATCTCCTTGGACCTCAGCGGCCTCATCGGTCCGATCGTGGTGCCGCCGATCACCATTCCGTCGATCCCGCTGGGGCTCGACGGTGGTATCGGCCCGATCGTGGTGCCGCCGATCGAGATTCTGCCGTTCCCGCTGGACCTCACCGGTGCGGTCGGGCCGATCGTGGTTCCGCCGATCAATATCCCCGCCTTGCCGCTGTCCCTGTTCGGCAGAATCGGTCCGTTGGTCGTCGCCCCCATCGAAATTCTGCCGTTCCAATTGGGTTTGGGCGGCGGTATCGGCCCGATCGTGGTGCCGCCTATCGAAATTCTTCCGTTCCCGTTGGACATCACCGGCGGGATCGGGCCGATTGTGGTGGCGCCGATTCACATTCCCGCATTCCCGCTGGGCATCAACGGCACCGTCGGGCCCATCGGCATCCCGCCGATCGAGATCGTCCCGTTCCCGTTGGCCCTCAACGGAACTGTCGGCCCGCTGGTTATCGCACCAATCAACATCCTGCCGTTCCCGCTGGAACTGGGTGGCACCGTCGGCGGCATCAACATCGCACCGATCAATATCACCGAGTTCCCGTTAGGGGTGGGTGGCACCGTAGGCGGGTTCACCATTGCGCCCATCAAGATTCCCGACTTCCCGCTGACCCTCAGCGCCGCCCTCGCTCCCTTCACGATTCCGTCGATCAACATTCCCGCGTTCACGATCGGCCCCATCGATGCCAGCATCGGCCCCATCGAAATTCCGGCGCTCGAGATCAACGGCTTCGACATCAGCGTGGGTCCCATCAATATCGATCAGATCGGACTCGCCCTCCTGGTGCAAGGTGGCATCGGCCAAATCGGACTGGCCGGGTCAATTCCCCGGTTCCCCTTGAACTTGGGCGTGGTAGAAATTGATTTGGGGCTGTTCAGCATACCCATCATCGATTTTGGTGAGGGCTATGTGGACCCCATCAATCTGAACAATATTTCTATTGTTCAAGAATCGCCGATAAGCCTCACCGTCCTCGGCAATTTATTGCCGGCGGGTATCCAAGAATTCGGCCTCAGCGTCCCGCCTATCAGGACTCAGGCGTTCACCATCCCCGCGTTCGGCCTGAACGACCTGCAGGGCACCATCGGTCCGATTCACACCGAGCCGATCAACGTGCCGCCAATCCCGCTAAACCTGGTGGGCTTCGTCGGCCCGGTCGTCACCCCGCCGATCCACATTCCGGTCATCCCGCTGGATCTCGGCGGCGCCGTCGGCCCGATCATCACCCCGCCCATCAATATTCCGGCGTTCCCGTTGGGCATCGGCGGCACGATCGGCCCGATTGTCACCCCGCCGATCACCATTGGCGCTTTCCCGTTGGGGATCAGCGGAACTATTGGCCCGATCGTCACGTCGCCCATCAGCCTTCTGCCGTTCCCCTTGGCCCTGGGCGGCACTGTCGGGCCGATCGTCACCCCGGAAATCACCATCGGCGCGCTCCCGTTAGGCCTGGGCGGATCTATTGGTCCGATCGTCACCCCGCCCATCAACATCGGCGCGCTCCCCTTGGCGCTCGAGGGCTCCATCGGCCCGATCGTGACCCCGCCAATCGAGATTCTTCCGTTCGGACTGGACCTGAGCGGCGGGATTGGCCCGATCATCACCGAGCCGATCATCATCAACCCGTTCCCGTTGGGTGTCGGAGCCACCATCGGTCCGCTCTCCACCCCAGAAATCGTCATCGGTCCGCTGCCGGTGTCGCTGGGCGGCCTGCTGGGTCCGATCTCCACCCCGGTGATCACCGTCGGCGGGATCCCGCTGACCCTCGGGGGGACGCTCGGTCCGATCGTCACTCCGGAGATCGTCATTCCGATTCTGCCGTTGGACCTCACCGGCAGCCTCGGCCCGATCGTCATCCCGCTCAACTTCCCGATGGCGCCAGGCGTGGGCAACACCACCGTGGCGCCGTCGTCCGGGTTCTTCAACACCGGGGCCGGTGGCGGGTCGGGCTTCGGGAACACCGGCGCGGGCAGTTCGGGCTTCTGGAACGTCTCGGTGGGCGAGGGGCTGTCCGGCTTCAGGAACTTCGGTCAGCTGGTGTCGGGTGCGTTGAACCTCGGCAACACCATCTCCGGTTGGTACAACATGAGCGGGCTGGATCCGATTCTGCCGGCGCTCAACTCGGGCATCGCGAACATCGGCAGCAAGCTGTCCGGCTTCCTCTACATGGGCGTAGGTCCGTAA